One genomic segment of uncultured Campylobacter sp. includes these proteins:
- a CDS encoding MetQ/NlpA family ABC transporter substrate-binding protein, with protein MKKFLLASLLSASVVSFALAEKIVVAATPIPHAEILEQIKPDLKAQGYDLEVKVFNDYVTPNLATDSGDVDAGFFQHVPYMEEFNANKGTKLKATVGVHLEPMGIYSHKIKNLKDLKNGAKVAVPNDPTNESRALDLLVAAGLIEVDQNAKLRTPLDVTKNPKNLEILELEGAALPRTLGDVDIAVINSNFAFNANLNPIKDSLFLEKAEGNPYTNVISVKEGNENSPKIKALDKAIQSEKVKKFIETQYKGAIIPSF; from the coding sequence ATGAAGAAATTTCTTCTCGCTTCGCTTCTTAGCGCCAGCGTCGTCAGCTTCGCTCTTGCCGAAAAAATCGTAGTCGCCGCTACTCCGATACCGCATGCCGAAATTTTGGAGCAGATCAAGCCCGATCTAAAAGCCCAAGGCTACGATCTTGAAGTAAAAGTTTTCAACGACTACGTAACCCCGAACCTCGCTACCGACAGCGGCGACGTGGATGCCGGATTTTTCCAGCACGTGCCGTATATGGAGGAATTTAACGCTAACAAAGGTACAAAATTAAAAGCGACCGTGGGCGTGCACTTAGAGCCGATGGGCATCTACAGCCATAAGATTAAAAATTTAAAAGATCTCAAAAACGGTGCCAAAGTTGCCGTGCCGAACGATCCGACTAACGAAAGCCGCGCTCTTGATCTGCTCGTAGCCGCGGGGCTCATCGAAGTTGATCAAAACGCCAAGCTTCGCACGCCGCTGGACGTCACAAAAAATCCTAAAAATTTAGAAATTTTAGAGCTTGAAGGCGCCGCGCTTCCACGCACCCTGGGCGATGTCGATATTGCGGTTATCAACTCAAATTTTGCCTTTAACGCAAATTTAAACCCGATCAAAGATTCGCTATTTTTAGAAAAGGCTGAGGGCAACCCTTATACAAATGTTATTAGCGTTAAAGAAGGCAACGAAAACAGCCCTAAAATCAAGGCGCTAGATAAAGCGATCCAAAGCGAGAAAGTGAAAAAATTTATCGAGACGCAATATAAAGGCGCAATCATCCCGTCGTTTTAA
- a CDS encoding peptidylprolyl isomerase: MKRILSFSFVAAMAISSLNAGVLATAKDANITITDEDVAPFLAQGMQHGGQEPTADEKKKLIDDLIKYKLLIAEAKKSGIENSDEYKHQLELAKDGIAFNLWQREQAKDVSISDEEAKKIYDENKQNFMQPDSVTASHILVADEKAAKNAIAKLSKVKKENLKEEFNKLAKEISIDPSAKENGGDLGSFGKGMMVPEFEKAAFALKDGEMSKTPVKTQFGYHIIYKESSKKAETMPFEKVKDLIKNQLLPSKVNKKIDDKANELFGKLNIEYAK; encoded by the coding sequence ATGAAAAGAATTTTATCTTTCAGCTTTGTTGCCGCTATGGCTATATCTTCGCTTAATGCAGGCGTTTTGGCTACTGCAAAAGACGCAAATATCACTATTACGGATGAGGATGTTGCACCGTTTTTGGCTCAAGGTATGCAGCACGGCGGACAGGAACCGACCGCCGATGAGAAGAAAAAACTAATCGATGATCTGATCAAATACAAACTTCTAATCGCAGAAGCGAAAAAATCAGGCATTGAAAACAGCGACGAATATAAACATCAGCTAGAGCTAGCTAAAGATGGCATCGCATTTAATCTATGGCAACGCGAACAGGCTAAAGACGTAAGCATCAGCGACGAGGAAGCTAAAAAAATTTACGATGAAAATAAACAAAATTTCATGCAACCAGATTCCGTTACCGCAAGTCATATCTTAGTAGCAGACGAAAAGGCTGCTAAAAACGCGATTGCGAAGCTATCAAAAGTCAAAAAAGAGAATTTAAAAGAGGAATTTAATAAACTAGCTAAAGAAATTTCAATCGATCCAAGTGCGAAAGAAAACGGTGGCGATTTGGGCTCTTTTGGCAAAGGGATGATGGTGCCGGAGTTTGAAAAAGCGGCGTTTGCGCTAAAAGATGGTGAGATGAGCAAAACGCCGGTAAAGACGCAATTCGGATATCATATAATCTACAAAGAAAGCAGCAAAAAGGCTGAGACTATGCCGTTTGAAAAGGTAAAAGATCTCATCAAAAATCAATTACTTCCAAGCAAAGTAAACAAAAAAATCGATGACAAGGCTAATGAGCTATTCGGCAAACTAAACATCGAATACGCAAAATAG
- a CDS encoding valine--tRNA ligase — protein sequence MADFYDAKAVEESFYKIWEQRGYFEIDGNKDIQQKGKNFCIMMPPPNVTGVLHIGHSLTFTLQDIMTRYKRMDGYRTLWQPGLDHAGIATQNVVERELLAQGIKKETIGREEFLKHVWHWKEQSGGQIVKQMKRLGVTPAWSRQRFTMDEGLKNAVRKAFVNLYDAGLIVRGNYMVNWCTHDGALSDVEVEHRENKGKLYHLRYYFADEQNSNSCKDSSETSRNYIVVATTRPETYFGDTAVMVNPADERYKNLIGKKVVLPLIGREIEIIADEYVDMSFGTGAVKVTPAHDTNDYEVGKRHELGFITVFDEKGILNEQCGKFQGLERLAARDQIVAELERLGFIEKIEDYENQVGYCYRCKNVVEPYISQQWFVRADIAKEAISKVNSGEAEFFPKHWINSFNAWMRELKDWCISRQLWWGHRIPVFYCDCGHQWADERESHDACPKCGGKNFTQDPDVLDTWFSSGLWPISTLGWGNGEALKNEKWFEEDLSEFYPNTMLITGFDILFFWVARMMFQCQNAMGELPFRDVYLHALVKDKDGKKMSKSSKNVVDPLLKIDEFSADILRFTLTILCVQGRDLRLSDDKLLIYRNFTNKLYNASKFLLLNASKFDDLDVARIKTSLGKYMLSRFNCCVGAVRENLDEYRFNDAATELYKFFWDEFCDWGIELSKADKAAIGELGMIFKEAMKLLSPFMPFLSEYLYQELSGTKLQDARSIMVMRYPQPGGRDERIEELFSLVIEAIVSIRRAKATIELGNARVAKAYVKSAVDLSAAADYIKTLAKVDEVEFTQQNIANSARDVSERLESFVPLEGVDLSGVISRLNAQKAKLQKEIEKLSGMLNNEKFVASAPQAVVEANREGLQSAQEKFAKVCDELKAFGE from the coding sequence ATGGCAGATTTTTACGACGCGAAAGCCGTAGAGGAGAGCTTTTATAAAATTTGGGAGCAGCGCGGTTATTTCGAGATCGACGGCAATAAAGATATCCAGCAAAAAGGCAAAAACTTTTGCATTATGATGCCCCCTCCAAATGTCACCGGAGTGCTTCATATCGGGCATTCTCTCACTTTTACCTTGCAAGATATTATGACGCGATACAAGCGAATGGACGGCTACCGCACGCTTTGGCAACCGGGGTTAGACCACGCAGGCATCGCGACGCAAAATGTCGTCGAGCGCGAGCTTTTGGCGCAAGGGATCAAAAAAGAAACGATCGGGCGCGAAGAGTTTTTAAAGCACGTTTGGCATTGGAAGGAGCAAAGCGGCGGGCAGATCGTAAAGCAGATGAAGCGCCTGGGCGTCACGCCCGCGTGGAGCAGACAGCGCTTTACGATGGACGAGGGGCTCAAAAACGCCGTGCGCAAAGCCTTCGTAAATTTATACGACGCGGGGCTCATCGTGCGCGGAAACTACATGGTAAATTGGTGCACGCACGACGGCGCGCTAAGCGACGTGGAGGTAGAGCACAGGGAGAACAAGGGCAAACTTTATCACTTGCGTTATTACTTTGCGGACGAGCAAAATTCAAACTCTTGCAAAGATTCGAGCGAGACGAGCCGCAACTACATTGTTGTTGCGACGACGCGCCCCGAGACCTACTTCGGCGACACCGCCGTAATGGTAAATCCCGCGGACGAACGCTATAAAAATTTGATCGGCAAAAAAGTCGTGCTGCCGCTAATTGGCCGCGAGATAGAGATCATCGCCGATGAATACGTCGATATGAGCTTCGGAACGGGCGCCGTAAAGGTCACGCCCGCGCACGATACCAACGACTACGAGGTCGGCAAGCGCCACGAGCTGGGCTTTATCACGGTATTTGACGAAAAAGGAATTTTAAACGAGCAGTGCGGTAAATTTCAAGGCTTAGAGCGACTTGCCGCGCGCGATCAGATCGTAGCGGAGCTTGAGAGGCTGGGCTTTATCGAAAAAATCGAGGACTACGAAAATCAAGTCGGCTACTGCTACCGCTGCAAAAACGTCGTCGAGCCGTACATTTCGCAGCAGTGGTTCGTGCGCGCAGATATCGCAAAAGAGGCGATCTCTAAGGTAAATTCCGGCGAGGCGGAATTTTTCCCGAAGCACTGGATCAATAGCTTCAACGCCTGGATGCGCGAGCTGAAGGACTGGTGTATCAGTCGCCAGCTGTGGTGGGGGCATAGAATTCCAGTGTTTTACTGCGACTGCGGTCATCAGTGGGCGGATGAGCGCGAGAGCCACGATGCCTGCCCGAAATGCGGCGGCAAAAATTTTACTCAAGACCCTGACGTGCTCGATACATGGTTTTCAAGCGGTCTTTGGCCGATCAGCACGCTTGGCTGGGGCAACGGCGAGGCGCTAAAAAACGAGAAGTGGTTTGAGGAGGATTTGAGCGAATTTTATCCGAATACCATGCTGATTACGGGCTTTGACATTTTGTTTTTTTGGGTCGCGCGCATGATGTTTCAGTGCCAAAACGCCATGGGCGAGCTGCCGTTTCGCGACGTCTATCTGCATGCCTTGGTTAAGGATAAAGACGGCAAAAAGATGAGCAAATCGAGCAAAAACGTAGTCGATCCGCTGTTAAAAATCGATGAATTTAGCGCCGATATTTTGCGCTTTACGCTTACGATTTTATGCGTGCAGGGGCGCGATCTGCGCCTTAGCGACGATAAACTTTTGATATATCGAAATTTTACGAATAAGCTCTATAACGCGAGCAAATTTTTGCTTTTAAACGCTTCTAAATTCGATGATTTGGACGTGGCGCGGATCAAAACGAGCCTCGGCAAATATATGCTTTCGCGCTTTAACTGCTGCGTGGGCGCGGTGCGGGAAAATTTGGACGAATACCGCTTTAACGACGCTGCGACTGAGCTTTATAAGTTTTTTTGGGACGAGTTTTGTGACTGGGGCATCGAGCTTAGTAAGGCGGACAAGGCCGCGATCGGTGAGTTAGGGATGATTTTTAAAGAAGCGATGAAGCTGCTTAGCCCGTTTATGCCGTTTCTAAGCGAGTATCTGTATCAGGAGCTAAGCGGCACGAAGCTGCAAGACGCACGCTCCATCATGGTGATGCGATACCCGCAGCCGGGTGGGCGCGACGAGCGGATCGAAGAGCTATTTTCGCTCGTTATCGAAGCGATCGTTAGCATTCGCCGCGCAAAGGCGACGATCGAGCTCGGCAATGCGCGCGTAGCAAAAGCCTACGTCAAATCGGCAGTCGATCTAAGCGCCGCCGCGGACTACATCAAAACGCTTGCCAAGGTGGACGAGGTGGAATTTACGCAGCAAAACATCGCAAATTCCGCCCGCGACGTGAGCGAGAGGTTAGAAAGCTTCGTGCCGCTTGAGGGGGTCGATCTTAGCGGCGTGATTTCGCGCCTTAACGCGCAAAAAGCGAAGCTGCAAAAAGAGATCGAAAAGCTCTCAGGCATGCTAAATAACGAGAAATTCGTGGCCTCCGCCCCGCAAGCCGTAGTTGAAGCCAACCGCGAAGGGCTGCAAAGCGCGCAGGAAAAATTTGCCAAAGTATGTGACGAGCTAAAGGCGTTTGGCGAGTAG
- a CDS encoding diaminopimelate dehydrogenase, translating to MSEKIKIAVLGYGNLGRGVELAARNSKDLQLSAVFSRREPHSVKTCGAPVFSADEILAHKGKFDVLVLCGGSATDLPTQTPEFAKDFNVVDSFDTHAKIPEHFAAVDAAAKKNGKVGIIAVGWDPGLFSLNRLFGESVLQNGSSYTFWGKGVSQGHSDAIRRIEGVVDARQYTVPIDSALERVRAGENPKLSTREKHLRECYVVAEDGADKARIEQEIKTMPNYFADYDTSVHFVGLATLKKEHGGIPHGGFVLRSGATGERGENKHLIEFSLKLDSNPEFTASVLVAYARAAYRLAQRGERGAFSVFDIAPALLSPKSADELRREIL from the coding sequence ATGAGCGAAAAAATAAAAATAGCGGTTTTGGGATATGGAAATTTAGGTCGCGGCGTGGAGCTTGCCGCGCGAAATAGCAAGGATTTGCAGCTTTCGGCGGTGTTTTCTCGTCGCGAGCCGCACAGCGTGAAAACATGCGGTGCGCCGGTATTCAGCGCGGATGAAATTTTAGCGCATAAGGGCAAATTTGACGTTTTAGTTCTTTGCGGCGGTAGTGCGACGGATCTGCCGACTCAGACGCCGGAGTTTGCAAAAGATTTTAACGTCGTCGATAGCTTCGATACGCACGCAAAAATCCCTGAGCATTTTGCCGCGGTAGATGCCGCCGCTAAAAAAAACGGAAAGGTGGGCATCATCGCCGTAGGCTGGGATCCAGGGTTGTTTTCGCTAAACAGGCTATTTGGCGAGAGTGTGCTGCAAAACGGCAGCAGTTATACATTTTGGGGCAAAGGCGTGAGCCAAGGCCACTCTGACGCCATCCGCAGGATCGAGGGCGTCGTGGACGCGCGCCAATACACCGTGCCGATAGATAGCGCACTAGAGCGAGTTCGCGCGGGTGAAAATCCAAAACTTAGCACGCGCGAAAAACACCTGCGCGAGTGCTACGTCGTGGCCGAGGACGGCGCCGATAAAGCGCGCATAGAGCAAGAGATAAAAACGATGCCGAACTACTTCGCCGACTATGATACGAGCGTGCATTTCGTGGGTCTTGCGACGCTTAAAAAGGAGCACGGCGGCATCCCTCACGGAGGCTTCGTCTTGCGAAGCGGAGCGACGGGAGAGCGCGGCGAAAATAAACACCTGATCGAGTTTTCGCTAAAGCTTGATTCAAATCCCGAATTTACCGCAAGCGTGCTCGTAGCCTACGCCCGCGCGGCGTATCGCTTGGCGCAAAGGGGCGAGCGCGGCGCGTTTAGCGTGTTTGACATCGCTCCGGCGCTTCTTTCGCCAAAGAGCGCAGATGAGCTAAGGCGCGAAATTTTATAA
- a CDS encoding aspartate ammonia-lyase gives MAKTRKEHDFIGELEISDDFYYGVQTFRALENFHLSGRALKDYPFFIKAFAQIKKAAALANKEVGVLDAQKADAIAKACDRLIAGEFRDQFVVDMIQGGAGTSTNMNTNEVITNIALESMGHKKGEYQYLHPNDHTNLGQSTNDTYPSSIKVAAYAKLTDLLKAMENLKKELEVKAKEYKDVIKMGRTELEDAVPTTLGNTFNAFATYIKTDIALIKAARESMTYLNMGATAIGTGINCHPDYKNVVEKKLGEITGVKFKAAEDFIAATQDTADFVHVSGALKTAAVRLSKIANDLRLMNSGPRCGLGEIELPKMQPGSSIMPGKVNPVIAEVVGEACYEVIGNDVTIMLCSERGEFELNAFEPGIAYALFNSIVLLENAMNTLAEKAIKHLKANPEACLKSVLNSVGIVTAFNPYIGYEKSASIAKEALQTGKSVGEICLERGYLKKEEIDKILEPKSMLNPHMSKK, from the coding sequence ATGGCAAAGACCAGAAAAGAACACGATTTCATCGGTGAATTAGAAATTTCCGACGATTTTTACTACGGTGTGCAAACATTTAGGGCACTAGAGAACTTCCATCTAAGCGGACGAGCGCTCAAAGACTATCCATTTTTTATCAAAGCATTTGCGCAAATCAAAAAAGCAGCTGCACTAGCCAATAAAGAGGTCGGAGTCCTAGACGCACAAAAAGCCGATGCGATTGCAAAAGCTTGCGACAGGCTCATCGCAGGAGAGTTCAGAGATCAATTCGTAGTCGATATGATCCAAGGCGGCGCCGGAACTTCGACGAATATGAATACCAACGAGGTCATTACTAACATAGCTTTGGAGAGCATGGGACACAAAAAGGGCGAATACCAATACCTCCATCCAAACGACCACACAAATTTGGGTCAAAGCACCAACGATACCTATCCTAGCTCGATCAAAGTCGCCGCTTACGCCAAGCTAACCGATCTATTAAAAGCTATGGAAAATTTGAAAAAAGAGCTTGAAGTTAAAGCCAAGGAATACAAAGATGTCATCAAAATGGGAAGGACGGAGCTTGAGGACGCCGTTCCTACTACTCTTGGAAATACTTTCAACGCTTTTGCTACCTACATCAAAACCGATATCGCGCTTATTAAAGCTGCTAGAGAGTCGATGACTTACCTAAATATGGGCGCTACGGCGATTGGTACGGGCATAAACTGCCACCCTGATTACAAAAACGTAGTCGAGAAAAAACTGGGCGAAATCACCGGCGTTAAATTTAAAGCCGCAGAGGACTTCATCGCCGCCACACAAGACACTGCGGACTTCGTCCACGTTAGCGGCGCGTTAAAAACAGCAGCCGTCCGCCTAAGCAAAATCGCAAACGACCTACGTCTTATGAACTCCGGTCCTAGATGCGGACTGGGCGAAATCGAGCTTCCTAAGATGCAACCGGGTAGCTCCATCATGCCGGGCAAAGTAAATCCAGTCATCGCCGAGGTCGTAGGCGAGGCTTGCTACGAGGTAATCGGCAACGATGTTACGATTATGCTTTGCTCCGAGCGCGGAGAATTCGAGCTTAATGCGTTTGAGCCTGGCATCGCATATGCGCTATTTAACTCGATTGTGCTTTTGGAAAATGCGATGAATACACTAGCTGAAAAAGCTATCAAACATCTAAAAGCAAACCCTGAAGCTTGCCTAAAATCGGTGCTAAATTCTGTCGGTATCGTTACTGCATTCAATCCTTACATTGGCTACGAAAAATCCGCAAGTATCGCCAAAGAGGCACTTCAGACCGGAAAATCCGTCGGCGAAATCTGCTTAGAGCGCGGATATTTGAAAAAAGAGGAGATCGATAAGATCCTAGAGCCTAAATCTATGCTCAACCCACATATGAGCAAAAAATAG
- a CDS encoding DedA family protein: MLSNIVNFIVEFVAGWGYLGIFVMMFLESSFFPFPSEVVMIPAGYLASKSQMSFALAFVCGLGGSITGALFNYYLCYFFGRKIIAKYGKYVGITEEKFAKFEAFFNRHGEISTFNCRLIPGIRQYISLPAGLVKMNVARFVLFTGLGAAIWTLILMSLGYFIGENEELIKQDLHLITIALFAIVIIISLLYVYFIKRKK, translated from the coding sequence ATGCTTTCTAATATCGTAAATTTTATCGTAGAATTTGTCGCAGGTTGGGGATACCTTGGCATTTTTGTGATGATGTTTTTAGAAAGCAGCTTCTTTCCTTTCCCAAGTGAAGTCGTGATGATCCCTGCGGGCTATCTGGCCTCAAAATCGCAGATGAGCTTTGCTCTAGCATTTGTTTGTGGGCTTGGTGGTAGCATTACCGGCGCGCTGTTTAATTACTATCTATGCTACTTTTTTGGACGTAAGATTATCGCTAAATACGGCAAATACGTAGGTATCACCGAGGAGAAATTTGCAAAATTCGAAGCGTTTTTTAACCGTCATGGCGAAATTTCAACGTTTAACTGCCGCCTAATCCCTGGCATCCGTCAATACATCAGCCTTCCTGCGGGGCTTGTAAAGATGAATGTCGCGCGCTTCGTGCTATTTACCGGGCTTGGAGCTGCGATTTGGACACTAATACTAATGAGCTTGGGATATTTCATCGGCGAAAACGAGGAGCTAATCAAGCAAGATCTGCATCTAATTACGATCGCTTTGTTCGCCATCGTCATTATAATCTCGCTCCTATATGTTTATTTTATAAAACGCAAAAAATAG
- a CDS encoding SMI1/KNR4 family protein — MENLLLVQLREALPQGMRVPSETQALYAWIEANGFYDDAGGRRRGYLYPQDRLRQSWSDDEREGGTDIVFFTDEPKNRDEELRYWFYGKDRELAAEIKQRLCVFAGSGSEGSMCALWLDDAGETKIVHMGSGSGSTMTCVLARNGLDFLRLLAIGYDEICWDEDFSTPPNSDDFIVHPNVKFQQWVTQTFKTTIPQTALELVTPAHLDDENPSDEFLIWVNRVAG; from the coding sequence GTGGAAAATTTATTACTAGTGCAGCTGCGCGAGGCGCTACCGCAGGGCATGCGCGTGCCGAGCGAGACCCAGGCGCTTTATGCGTGGATCGAGGCAAACGGCTTTTATGACGACGCGGGCGGGCGCAGACGCGGCTATCTCTACCCGCAGGATCGGCTACGGCAGAGCTGGAGCGACGATGAGCGCGAGGGCGGCACGGACATCGTCTTTTTCACGGATGAGCCGAAAAATCGCGACGAGGAGCTAAGGTATTGGTTTTACGGCAAGGATCGCGAGCTTGCCGCGGAGATCAAGCAGCGGCTTTGCGTGTTCGCAGGCAGCGGCTCGGAGGGCTCGATGTGCGCGCTGTGGCTGGACGATGCGGGCGAGACGAAGATCGTGCACATGGGCTCCGGCTCGGGCTCGACGATGACCTGCGTTTTGGCTCGCAATGGGCTTGATTTTTTACGATTGCTCGCAATCGGTTATGATGAAATCTGCTGGGATGAGGATTTTAGCACGCCGCCAAACAGCGACGATTTTATCGTGCATCCAAACGTGAAATTTCAGCAGTGGGTAACACAGACGTTTAAAACGACGATCCCGCAGACTGCGCTTGAGCTCGTCACTCCCGCGCATTTGGACGACGAGAACCCGAGCGATGAGTTTTTGATCTGGGTAAATCGCGTCGCTGGATAA
- a CDS encoding NAD(P)H-dependent oxidoreductase, translated as MKNLIIIAHPDMASSHANKAWREVAKKQADKFDIHEIYAAYPNGKIDVAREQESLLSHDKIIIQFPLYWYSYPPLLKQWFDDVFAHGWAYGSTGDKLKGKEFALAITIGDERNNYKKDGTIGFGIEEVITPFKCAMNFTGAKLLPCHFGYGFSFHPDSEYIAKSAEKYEEFLAKF; from the coding sequence ATGAAAAATCTCATCATCATCGCTCATCCCGATATGGCAAGCTCGCACGCAAACAAGGCGTGGCGCGAGGTAGCCAAAAAGCAAGCGGATAAATTTGATATTCACGAAATTTACGCTGCTTATCCGAACGGCAAAATAGACGTAGCGCGCGAGCAGGAGTCACTTTTAAGCCACGATAAAATTATCATTCAGTTTCCACTTTATTGGTACAGCTATCCGCCGCTTTTAAAGCAATGGTTCGACGATGTATTTGCCCACGGCTGGGCTTACGGCAGCACCGGCGACAAGCTAAAAGGTAAAGAATTCGCCCTAGCGATCACTATCGGCGACGAGCGAAACAACTATAAAAAAGACGGCACGATCGGATTTGGCATAGAGGAAGTTATCACACCTTTTAAATGCGCGATGAATTTTACAGGCGCCAAGCTGCTGCCGTGCCACTTTGGCTATGGATTTTCATTTCATCCAGATAGCGAATATATCGCAAAAAGTGCAGAAAAATACGAAGAATTTTTAGCAAAATTTTAA
- a CDS encoding anaerobic C4-dicarboxylate transporter has product MDFMVILQFIVLLGGIYLGVKLGGMGVGYAGGLGVVVLAILGMKVDMKDIPIDVILIIASVISAITALQVAGGLDYLVQVASKILRKNPKQINFLAPIVTYLLTILAGTGHTAFSMIPVIVEVAKTQNIKPSAPLALSVVSSQVAITASPISAAFVAMSGLCEKLGVSYPKLLFICISTTFVAMIITAFIVNKFYDLDLSKDPVYKERLSKGLVAEIKAEEYREPKPYAKRSVAIFAVGVLIVVCYALAISKSVGLVEKPILSRDSAIISFMLTIGFLIAVLCKIDTGKLLSTSTFQSGMNACICVIGIAWLGTTFVNGHIDSIKEVAKNVVTQYPFVLAIALYFLSCLLYSQAATTKVMMPAVAAALGMTSPENSGQIWILVASFAAVSGLFVLPTYPTTLGAIAMDDTGTTRVGKFVFNHSFFLPGTIMVALSVALGFLVAPALI; this is encoded by the coding sequence ATGGACTTTATGGTGATATTGCAATTTATCGTTTTACTAGGCGGCATCTACCTAGGCGTTAAGCTAGGCGGCATGGGCGTCGGTTATGCAGGCGGCTTGGGCGTTGTCGTCCTAGCCATTTTGGGCATGAAGGTCGATATGAAGGATATCCCGATTGATGTTATCCTAATTATCGCATCGGTAATCTCCGCGATTACAGCGCTGCAAGTCGCAGGCGGACTTGATTATTTGGTTCAGGTAGCATCTAAAATTTTAAGGAAAAATCCTAAGCAGATCAACTTCCTAGCGCCTATCGTTACCTATCTACTTACGATACTTGCGGGCACCGGACATACTGCGTTTTCTATGATCCCGGTTATCGTCGAGGTCGCAAAGACGCAGAACATCAAACCTTCCGCTCCTCTTGCGCTTTCGGTCGTTTCATCTCAGGTAGCGATCACTGCGAGCCCTATTTCAGCGGCGTTCGTCGCCATGAGCGGCTTGTGCGAGAAGCTAGGCGTTAGCTATCCTAAGCTTTTGTTTATCTGCATCTCTACTACCTTCGTAGCTATGATCATCACGGCTTTCATCGTAAATAAATTCTACGATCTCGATCTTTCAAAAGACCCTGTTTACAAAGAGAGGCTTTCAAAAGGTCTTGTAGCCGAGATCAAAGCCGAGGAGTATAGAGAGCCGAAGCCTTACGCAAAAAGATCGGTTGCGATATTTGCTGTCGGCGTTTTGATCGTCGTTTGCTATGCACTTGCGATCTCAAAGAGCGTCGGCTTGGTAGAAAAACCAATCCTTTCAAGAGATAGCGCGATCATCAGCTTTATGCTAACTATCGGCTTTCTTATCGCTGTTTTATGCAAGATCGATACGGGCAAACTGCTCTCTACCAGCACTTTCCAAAGCGGTATGAATGCGTGCATCTGCGTCATCGGTATCGCATGGCTCGGTACTACTTTTGTTAACGGTCACATCGACAGCATCAAAGAGGTAGCTAAAAACGTCGTTACGCAGTATCCTTTCGTACTGGCTATCGCGCTATACTTCCTAAGCTGCTTGCTATACTCGCAGGCTGCGACCACAAAGGTTATGATGCCTGCCGTTGCCGCTGCGCTTGGAATGACCAGCCCTGAAAATTCCGGTCAAATTTGGATCTTAGTCGCATCGTTCGCAGCCGTTTCAGGCTTGTTCGTGCTCCCTACCTATCCTACGACGCTCGGCGCGATCGCCATGGACGATACCGGAACGACCAGAGTCGGTAAATTTGTATTTAACCACTCATTCTTCCTTCCGGGAACCATTATGGTTGCGCTTTCGGTCGCTCTAGGATTTTTAGTAGCTCCTGCGCTAATCTAA
- a CDS encoding MipA/OmpV family protein: MKRAFSVVLAIGMASGALSAKGFDREDVSGAHSEENGVSVGIGVAFYDGMFRTKERTRTTPILGISIKYGGFYIDGMEVGYNANLGEHVFATIYVQAFDGWKVKANKLKPGYQSIHNRNEQIALGGEVGVNLGDFELSAHAQGGKRGSSYGAEASYSVPISQRFSLTPAINYEVFSSKMSNYYFGIDEDELGGRIGSTYKPGSASAVGVHLTALYELGEGFGVSVTAGVDRFSDEISRSPITDSRYEKALSMAISYKF, translated from the coding sequence ATGAAAAGAGCTTTTTCGGTAGTTTTAGCGATAGGTATGGCTTCGGGCGCCCTATCGGCGAAAGGTTTTGATAGAGAAGACGTGAGTGGCGCGCATAGCGAGGAAAACGGCGTGAGCGTCGGTATCGGCGTAGCATTTTATGACGGAATGTTTCGCACTAAAGAGCGTACTCGAACAACCCCGATACTGGGTATCTCCATAAAATATGGCGGATTTTACATTGATGGTATGGAGGTAGGATATAATGCGAATCTGGGCGAACATGTCTTTGCAACTATCTATGTACAGGCATTTGATGGCTGGAAAGTGAAAGCAAACAAGCTAAAACCCGGCTATCAAAGTATTCATAACCGCAATGAACAAATTGCGCTCGGTGGCGAAGTGGGCGTAAACCTCGGTGATTTTGAGCTATCCGCACATGCGCAGGGCGGCAAGCGCGGCAGTAGTTATGGTGCGGAAGCATCGTATTCGGTGCCGATTTCGCAGCGATTTTCCTTGACGCCGGCGATCAACTATGAAGTGTTTTCTAGCAAGATGAGTAATTATTATTTCGGTATCGATGAGGACGAACTCGGTGGACGCATCGGCAGCACATATAAGCCCGGTAGTGCAAGTGCAGTAGGCGTGCATCTTACGGCGCTTTACGAATTAGGCGAAGGATTTGGAGTGAGTGTTACGGCGGGCGTAGATAGATTTTCCGATGAAATTTCGCGCTCGCCGATTACGGATAGCCGCTACGAAAAAGCGCTTAGTATGGCAATTTCATATAAATTCTAA